From Antennarius striatus isolate MH-2024 chromosome 14, ASM4005453v1, whole genome shotgun sequence, the proteins below share one genomic window:
- the sdc2 gene encoding syndecan-2, translated as MRNVWIILTLGLTVFLSGETIEAAKTSSQADDLYLDDAGSGGYYPEDDDDFNSGSGSGVGEEVMEETVTVSMVYIEPNAAEPTQDSTKDFTPRVETATVREKARDSTPRRPLRTEAPVPVTEDMQRNQMTSTTSAPGSPQEAVEVRTENLFQRTEVLAAVIAGGVIGFLFAIFLILLLVYRMRKKDEGSYDLGERKPSGAAYQKAPTKEFYA; from the exons ATAGAAGCAGCCAAGACTTCCTCTCAGGCTGACGACTTGTACCTGGATGACGCAGGCTCAGGAGGTTACTAccctgaagatgatgatgactttAACTCAGGGTCTGGCTCAG GTGTGGGTGAGGAAGTGATGGAGGAAACAGTGACTGTCAGCATGGTTTATATCGAGCCCAATGCAGCAGAACCCACCCAGGACTCCACCAAAGATTTCACTCCCAGGGTGGAAACAGCTACAGTCAGAGAAAAGGCCCGAGACAGCACACCCAGGAGACCACTCAGAACAGAG GCACCAGTGCCAGTTACAGAGGACATGCAGAGGAACCAGATGACTAGCACAACTAGCGCCCCCGGCTCACCCCAGGAGGCTGTTGAAGTCCGCACTGAAAACCTCTTCCAGAGGACAGAGGTGTTGGCAG CCGTCATTGCAGGAGGTGTGATCGGCTTCCTCTTCGCCattttcctcatcctcctcctggtcTACCGCATGAGGAAGAAGGACGAGGGCAGCTACGACTTGGGAGAGAGGAAACCCTCGGGCGCAGCCTATCAGAAGGCCCCAACCAAGGAATTTTATGCATAG